A single window of Candoia aspera isolate rCanAsp1 chromosome 3, rCanAsp1.hap2, whole genome shotgun sequence DNA harbors:
- the SIKE1 gene encoding suppressor of IKBKE 1, with the protein MACTIEKILTDAKTLLERLKDHDNAAESLIDQSTILHKKVVAMKEAGTNLSHKYQEDAAELKDISKYKPHILLSQENTQIRDLQQENRELWISLEEHQDALELIMSKYRKHMLQLMRKRKDVDAQSVLQVHRTQSVETESQIDRICEMGEVMRKAVHVDSDQYYKIQEKLAQLELENKELRKLLSISRESIELPDHASQATKPQSWNS; encoded by the exons ATGGCCTGTACAATAGAAAAGATCTTGACAGATGCAAAGACATTGCTGGAAAGGCTGAAAGATCATGATAATGCTGCTGAGTCTCTCATTGATCAGTCCACCATATTGCATAAGAAAGTAGTGGCCATGAAAGAAGCTGGTACAAATCTTTCACACAAG TATCAAGAAGATGCAGCTGAGCTAAAGGATATCTCTAAATACAAACCTCACATTCTCTTATCTCAGGAAAACACTCAGATCAGAGATCTGCAGCAGGAAAACAGAG AGCTATGGATCTCTTTGGAAGAACACCAAGATGCACTGGAACTTATTATGAGCAAATACAGAAAACACATGCTGCAGCtcatgaggaaaagaaaagatgtgGATGCTCAGTCAGTTTTGCAAGTACATCGAACTCAGTCCGTG GAAACAGAGAGTCAGATTGACAGGATCTGTGAAATGGGAGAGGTTATGAGAAAAGCAGTTCATGTTGACAGTGACCAGtattataaaatacaagaaaagctAGCACAGTTAGAG CTTGAAAATAAGGAGTTGCGAAAATTATTATCGATCAGTAGAGAATCTATTGAGTTGCCTGATCATGCATCTCAAGCTACAAAACCTCAGTCTTGGAACAGTTGA